Proteins co-encoded in one Amaranthus tricolor cultivar Red isolate AtriRed21 chromosome 7, ASM2621246v1, whole genome shotgun sequence genomic window:
- the LOC130818857 gene encoding putative RING-H2 finger protein ATL69, with the protein MSTPIPSIPHQSPVTTTTSSVGLGYGIAIAVSILVLISTFMLASYACVRIKASGGRHRGNHHHDDPNNTINNIEPPVQPSPILTGLPGPVLLKAGRDLQSKKAVPYPEIVLGESKRLPKPNNGPCSICLSEYKPKEIIRCMPDCNHCFHVNCIDQWLKMNPTCPLCRNSPAPSVGPTPAATPLSELVPLAFYPR; encoded by the coding sequence ATGTCAACACCAATACCTTCAATCCCACACCAATCTCCCGTTACAACAACCACCTCAAGCGTCGGCCTCGGCTATGGCATCGCCATTGCCGTCAGTATTCTCGTCCTCATCTCCACCTTTATGCTCGCTTCGTACGCATGTGTCCGTATCAAAGCTTCCGGTGGCCGTCACCGAGGTAATCATCATCATGATGATCCCAACAACACCATCAATAATATTGAACCTCCTGTTCAGCCCAGCCCAATTTTAACTGGGCTTCCTGGCCCAGTTCTTCTGAAGGCGGGCCGAGATTTGCAGTCCAAGAAAGCAGTACCCTACCCGGAAATAGTATTAGGGGAAAGTAAGAGGCTTCCAAAGCCTAATAATGGGCCATGCTCTATTTGTTTGTCTGAGTATAAGCCTAAAGAGATAATTAGATGCATGCCTGATTGTAATCATTGTTTTCATGTTAATTGTATTGATCAGTGGCTTAAAATGAACCCTACTTGTCCGCTTTGCCGAAATTCGccggcgccgtctgtggggccTACTCCTGCTGCCACTCCTTTGTCTGAGCTTGTGCCTCTTGCATTTTATCCTAGATGA
- the LOC130818858 gene encoding cytosolic sulfotransferase 15-like, which yields MASSELTPTITHKQSNDDDEGREEKNYFGFSMHFYQNFWCLDMFPNGVKSFQQYFQAQNSDIILASLPKTGTTWLKTLLFAIINRHKYDKISQLPFKTIIPHELVLHFEVNVYKNFTEDHPITNPPDLKELQSPRLFATHMPYSSLPESIKSSNCRIVYVCRNPFDTFISLWHFYLKFDINKSSNEFMEERVMEDYVRKFRNGIFPYGPYEDHLYGFWKESKENPKKVLLLEYEGLKKEPKDHLRKIAEFVGFPFSIEEEKKNVVDEIIELCSIKSMKEMEINKNGKFFPWFENKALFRKGDVGDWTNYLSPSMVNQIQHIMDDLNNKGFSFMYYQI from the coding sequence ATGGCAAGCTCAGAACTAACACCAACCATAACACACAAACAatcaaatgatgatgatgaaggtcGTGAAGAGAAAAACTATTTTGGTTTCTCCATGCACTTTTATCAAAACTTTTGGTGTTTAGATATGTTTCCTAATGGTGTAAAATCCTttcaacaatattttcaagCTCAAAATAGTGATATCATTTTAGCCAGTTTACCTAAAACTGGTACGACTTGGTTAAAAACCCTCCTTTTTGCCATTATTAATCGACATAAATATGACAAAATCTCTCAACTTCCCTTTAAGACCATAATTCCTCATGAACTTGTTCTTCATTTTGAAGTTAATGTCTACAAAAATTTCACTGAAGATCATCCCATTACCAACCCACCTGATTTAAAGGAATTACAGTCTCCCCGACTGTTTGCAACGCACATGCCATATTCATCTTTGCCTGAATCAATCAAGTCCTCAAACTGTCGTATTGTTTACGTTTGTCGAAATCCTTTCGACACTTTTATTTCATTATGGCATTTTTATCTCAAGTTCGACATAAATAAAAGCAGTAATGAATTTATGGAAGAGAGAGTGATGGAGGATTATGTGCGTAAGTTTCGCAATGGAATCTTTCCATATGGGCCTTATGAAGATCACTTATATGGGTTTTGGAAAGAGAGCAAAGAAAACCCTAAAAAGGTGTTGTTGTTGGAGTATGAAGGGTTGAAGAAAGAACCAAAAGATCATTTGAGAAAAATAGCTGAGTTTGTGGGTTTTCCATTTTCAATtgaggaagaaaaaaaaaatgttgtggATGAAATTATTGAGCTTTGTAGTATTAAAAGTATGAAAGAAATGGagataaataaaaatggaaAGTTTTTTCCTTGGTTTGAAAACAAGGCTTTGTTTAGGAAAGGAGATGTTGGAGATTGGACCAATTATTTGTCTCCTTCAATGGTTAACCAAATTCAACATATAATGGACGATCTAAACAATAAGGGTTTTTCTTTCATGTACTATCAAATATAA
- the LOC130818859 gene encoding cytosolic sulfotransferase 5-like: protein MANSEPTQAITKKQFKDEDEEQNYFGFPMVFYHNFWCLNVLSNGVKAFQRHFQAQNSDIILASLPKTGTTWLKSILFAILNRRKYEKISQLPFNTITPHELVLHLELEVYKNFTEHHPITNPPNVTELPSPRLFGTHMPYSALPESIKSSNCRIVYVCRNPFDTFISLWHFYLKFDINKSNDQFMEERMMEDYVRKFCNGISPFGPYEDHLYGFWKESKENPKKVLLLEYEGLKKEPKDHLRKIAEFVGFPFSIEEEKENVVDEIIELCSIKSMKEMEINKNGKFYPWVENKALFRKGDVGDWTNYLSPSMVNQIQHIMDNLNNKGFSFMYYQI from the coding sequence ATGGCAAACTCAGAACCAACACAAGCCATAACTAAAAAACAATtcaaagatgaagatgaagagcaAAATTATTTTGGTTTCCCCATGGTCTTTTATCACAACTTTTGGTGCTTAAATGTTCTTTCCAATGGTGTAAAAGCCTTCCAAAGACATTTCCAAGCTCAAAATAGTGATATCATTTTAGCCAGTTTACCTAAAACTGGTACAACTTGGTTAAAATCCATCCTTTTTGCCATTCTTAATCGacgaaaatatgaaaaaatctcTCAACTTCCTTTTAATACCATAACTCCTCATGAACTTGTCCTTCACTTAGAGCTTGAAGTATACAAAAATTTCACTGAACATCATCCCATAACTAACCCACCTAATGTAACTGAATTACCGTCTCCCCGACTGTTCGGAACGCACATGCCATATTCAGCTTTGCCTGAATCAATCAAGTCCTCAAACTGTCGTATTGTTTACGTTTGTCGAAATCCTTTCGACACTTTTATTTCATTATGGCATTTTTATCTCAAGTTTGACATAAATAAAAGCAATGATCAATTTATGGAAGAGAGAATGATGGAGGATTATGTGCGTAAGTTTTGCAATGGAATCTCTCCATTTGGGCCTTATGAAGATCACTTATATGGGTTTTGGAAAGAAAGCAAAGAAAACCCTAAAAAGGTGTTGTTGTTGGAGTATGAAGGGTTGAAGAAAGAACCAAAAGACCATTTGAGAAAAATAGCCGAGTTTGTGGGTTTTCCATTTTCAATtgaggaagaaaaagaaaatgttgtGGATGAAATTATTGAGCTTTGTAGTATTAAAAGTATGAAAGAAATGGagataaataaaaatggaaAGTTTTATCCTTGGGTTGAAAACAAGGCTTTGTTTAGGAAAGGAGATGTTGGAGATTGGACCAATTATTTGTCTCCTTCAATGGTTAACCAAATTCAACATATAATGGACAATCTAAACAATAAgggtttttcttttatgtacTATCAAATATAG